In Sphingomonas sp. LT1P40, the following are encoded in one genomic region:
- a CDS encoding beta strand repeat-containing protein, whose protein sequence is MAVITGTSGNDYIQGTEGDDTISGGEGDDVIFANGGADKVKGDGGNDYIVGGVGDDDLDGGDGDDEISGLEGNDIIAGGDGIDKLHGRQGNDVISGGAGADEINGDGFVSSVDDGADHLSGGEGDDRISGHGADDTLYGDGGNDTLRGGHGSDILDGGDGDDRLSGYGEEGYGVDSSIDALSGGAGNDWLTVGYGDSADGGVGSDTIYLDFYSGSAGVSADLRQLANNGSIQIGGGTITNVELVAGISLTAFDDVIVAGPIAPGVVGISISGWGGNDHLTESAGTDTIYGGDGDDVIIGGTGYNAAVYPSTDRLMGESGNDTIYVRDDGALVSGGSGDDTVYGGAGADEISGDSGQDQLFGGGGNDGISGGDGDDRIEGGDGNDTLVGNRGKDDLSGGDGDDTIFAGNNQVDDNETDRIFAGAGADTIWASAGDTIDGGTGLDTLHLSARLTQAISADFTAGSVTIAGGSISGIEAIPQLLLSDADDWLVLGFNGAAGGSQIDAAGGNDFVVGTAGSDRLSGGTGDDALDGGAGNDTLLGGEGNDLLIAGIGADMLRGGAGNDRYWVSDARAQIVEADGDGSDELVLGVSYVLGAGISIEFVNLSLRPASQTSNDNAIDFTGNSFVQRIDATDGVNVIRGGSGGNVIRGFGGNDSLYGEGGFDELLGGLGDDMLDGGDGEDMLDGGAGADQLRGGAGVDTFVYRLVTDSTVAASDRLLDFQNGIDRIDLTAFRVGVITLVNSGAFATATIETDQGTMQLTSDTAFALSDFVLGERAFTGSAGADSLAGGGMNDSFDMSQGGDDSVSGGDGNDAFFFGAALTAADTVDGGAGTNDQLGLQGNYTGANALTLGANTIGGIELIGLLGGAGNGYAITTVDANVAGGQVLTVFGTNLAAGNAFTFNGSAETDGSFRIYGGAGTDNFTGGAQNDGFWFGPGRFDPSVDRVNGGGGNNDQLALDGDYTITLDGAAIQGIETITLQAGPASDRNSFDITVADSFVGAGQQVTIFGLLAVNAIRIDASAELDGSVRVFGGQSHDTIIGSAGDDRLFGGAGSDSLIGGAGNDVYVYDAVSQSTGLYGDGIQLLDGDKIDFNFTVAGVATTVVGGTLGGDFDADLAAAIGAGQMGVGEAVLFRPDAGIYAGTSFLIVDANGVAGYQAGQDYVIGLIGNPTDLPPDPFV, encoded by the coding sequence ATGGCTGTTATCACGGGTACGTCGGGCAACGATTACATCCAGGGCACCGAAGGCGACGATACGATCAGCGGCGGCGAGGGCGATGACGTCATCTTCGCCAATGGCGGCGCGGACAAGGTGAAGGGTGACGGTGGAAACGACTACATAGTCGGCGGCGTCGGCGACGACGACCTCGATGGTGGCGACGGTGATGACGAGATTTCCGGCCTCGAAGGCAATGACATCATCGCCGGCGGCGATGGCATAGACAAGCTGCACGGGCGACAAGGCAACGACGTCATTTCCGGGGGAGCCGGAGCGGACGAAATCAACGGCGATGGGTTCGTCAGTTCGGTGGATGATGGGGCCGATCATCTGAGCGGGGGCGAGGGCGACGATCGAATATCGGGCCACGGGGCCGACGACACGCTATATGGAGACGGAGGCAACGACACGCTTAGGGGCGGCCACGGTAGTGACATACTCGACGGCGGCGATGGCGATGATCGGCTGAGTGGATATGGGGAGGAGGGCTATGGTGTCGACAGCAGCATCGATGCGCTTTCCGGAGGCGCGGGCAATGACTGGCTGACCGTCGGATATGGCGACAGCGCGGATGGCGGCGTCGGCAGCGACACGATCTACCTAGATTTCTACAGTGGTTCCGCGGGCGTTTCGGCCGATTTGCGTCAACTCGCGAATAACGGCTCGATTCAGATCGGCGGCGGGACCATAACGAATGTGGAACTCGTCGCAGGAATCAGCCTGACCGCCTTTGACGACGTTATCGTCGCCGGTCCGATCGCACCCGGGGTGGTGGGGATATCAATCAGTGGTTGGGGCGGCAACGATCACCTGACGGAAAGCGCCGGCACCGATACGATCTACGGCGGGGACGGTGACGACGTCATTATCGGCGGCACGGGATACAATGCTGCGGTTTACCCATCGACGGATCGTCTGATGGGAGAGAGTGGCAACGATACCATTTACGTACGCGACGATGGCGCCCTGGTGTCGGGCGGCTCTGGCGACGATACGGTTTATGGCGGAGCCGGGGCTGATGAGATCAGCGGGGACAGTGGCCAGGATCAGCTGTTTGGCGGCGGTGGCAACGACGGAATCTCGGGCGGGGATGGCGATGACCGCATCGAAGGTGGTGACGGCAACGACACGCTGGTCGGCAATCGCGGCAAGGACGATTTGAGCGGTGGTGACGGCGACGATACCATCTTCGCCGGCAACAATCAGGTCGATGACAACGAAACCGATCGGATCTTCGCTGGCGCCGGAGCAGACACGATCTGGGCGAGCGCGGGTGACACGATCGATGGCGGCACCGGGCTGGACACGCTGCATCTCTCTGCGCGGCTGACACAGGCAATATCCGCCGACTTCACCGCGGGATCTGTCACGATCGCCGGGGGCAGCATCAGCGGAATAGAGGCTATTCCCCAGCTGCTCCTAAGCGATGCCGATGATTGGTTGGTGCTCGGCTTTAACGGTGCTGCGGGTGGTAGTCAAATCGATGCTGCGGGCGGCAATGACTTCGTTGTCGGAACCGCTGGCAGCGACCGCCTCAGCGGCGGCACCGGCGACGACGCGCTCGACGGCGGGGCTGGCAACGATACGCTGCTGGGCGGCGAGGGCAACGACCTGTTGATCGCCGGCATCGGCGCGGACATGCTGCGCGGCGGTGCGGGCAACGACCGTTATTGGGTAAGCGATGCGCGGGCGCAGATCGTCGAAGCGGACGGGGATGGCAGCGACGAACTCGTCCTCGGCGTATCCTATGTGCTGGGTGCCGGCATATCGATCGAGTTTGTCAATCTGAGCCTGCGTCCCGCGTCGCAGACGTCGAACGACAATGCGATCGATTTCACCGGCAATTCGTTCGTCCAGCGGATCGACGCGACCGACGGGGTCAACGTGATCCGGGGCGGGAGCGGCGGCAATGTCATTCGCGGCTTTGGCGGTAACGATTCACTCTATGGCGAAGGCGGGTTCGACGAGTTGCTGGGGGGTCTGGGCGACGACATGCTCGACGGCGGCGACGGCGAGGACATGCTGGATGGCGGTGCCGGGGCGGATCAACTGCGTGGCGGTGCGGGGGTCGATACGTTCGTCTATCGGCTGGTCACGGATTCGACGGTCGCCGCGAGCGACCGCCTCCTCGATTTCCAGAATGGCATCGACCGGATCGACCTGACCGCGTTTCGCGTCGGCGTCATCACGCTCGTCAATTCCGGGGCGTTCGCCACCGCGACGATCGAAACCGATCAGGGCACGATGCAGCTCACCTCCGACACGGCATTCGCGCTGAGCGATTTCGTGCTGGGCGAGCGTGCGTTCACTGGCAGCGCCGGGGCGGACAGCCTTGCCGGCGGCGGGATGAACGACAGTTTCGACATGTCGCAGGGCGGTGACGACTCCGTCAGTGGCGGGGACGGCAACGACGCCTTCTTCTTCGGTGCAGCGCTGACCGCGGCAGACACGGTCGATGGCGGCGCGGGCACGAACGATCAGCTCGGCTTGCAGGGAAATTACACCGGCGCGAACGCGCTGACCCTTGGCGCGAACACGATCGGCGGGATCGAGCTGATCGGGCTGCTGGGCGGTGCGGGTAATGGTTACGCGATCACCACGGTCGATGCCAATGTCGCAGGCGGACAGGTCCTCACAGTGTTCGGCACCAATTTGGCGGCGGGCAACGCCTTCACCTTCAACGGGTCGGCGGAGACCGACGGGTCGTTCCGCATCTATGGCGGTGCGGGGACCGACAATTTCACCGGCGGCGCGCAGAATGATGGCTTCTGGTTTGGCCCCGGCCGTTTCGACCCGAGCGTCGATCGGGTGAACGGCGGCGGCGGGAATAACGACCAGCTGGCGCTGGACGGCGATTACACGATCACGCTCGACGGCGCGGCTATTCAGGGGATCGAGACGATTACGTTGCAGGCCGGACCGGCAAGCGACCGCAACAGTTTCGACATCACCGTTGCCGACAGCTTTGTCGGCGCGGGGCAGCAGGTCACGATCTTCGGGCTGCTTGCCGTCAACGCGATCCGCATCGACGCCAGCGCCGAGCTCGACGGCAGCGTGCGCGTGTTTGGCGGGCAGAGCCACGACACGATTATCGGCAGCGCGGGCGACGACCGGCTGTTCGGTGGTGCCGGGAGTGACTCGCTGATCGGCGGGGCGGGCAACGACGTCTATGTCTATGACGCGGTGAGCCAGTCGACCGGGCTGTACGGCGATGGCATCCAGCTGCTCGATGGCGACAAGATCGACTTCAACTTCACCGTGGCGGGTGTCGCAACGACCGTGGTGGGCGGCACGCTGGGTGGCGATTTCGACGCCGATTTGGCCGCCGCGATCGGTGCAGGTCAGATGGGTGTGGGCGAAGCCGTGTTGTTCCGGCCCGATGCGGGCATTTATGCCGGCACCAGCTTTCTGATCGTCGATGCCAATGGCGTGGCCGGGTATCAGGCGGGTCAGGACTATGTCATCGGGCTGATCGGCAACCCTACCGACCTGCCCCCCGATCCGTTCGTTTGA
- the uvrA gene encoding excinuclease ABC subunit UvrA: MLTHISVRGAREHNLKGVDIDIPRDTLTVITGLSGSGKSSLAFDTIYAEGQRRYVESLSAYARQFLEMMQKPDVDHIEGLSPAISIEQKTTSRNPRSTVATVTEIYDYMRLLWARVGIPYSPATGLPISAQTVSQMVDRVLTLPEGTRLLLLAPVVRGRKGEYKKELAEWQRAGFQRVRVNGEMYLIEEAPALDKKYKHDIEVVVDRLVVGGEIATRLAESFETALKLAEGLAYVDLVDTTVEALTSSRVNEAPQSFRTETAEPVAPVKGMKNAGLPDNRIVFSEKFACPVSGFTIAEIEPRLFSFNAPQGACPACDGLGEKMVFDEDLVVPNHDLSLKKGAVVPWAKSNPPSPYYMQVLGSLAREFGFALDTPWKDLPGEVQFIILHGTGGKPVTLTFVDGRKSYDVKKPFEGVIGNLNRRLLQTESAWMREELSKYQASQPCATCEGARLKPEALAVKVAMRDISSVTKLSVTDALAWFAALPDQLTGQQQEIARAILKEIDERIGFLNNVGLDYLNLNRTSGTLSGGESQRIRLASQIGSGLSGVLYVLDEPSIGLHQRDNDMLLATLRRLRDLGNTVLVVEHDEDAIRTADYVIDMGPGAGVHGGEIVAHGSFEQVLANENSITADYLSGRREVPLPAKRRKGTGKKLTVHNATANNLNGVTASIPLGTFTCITGVSGSGKSSFTIDTLYAAAARHLNGARMLAGKHDKITGLEHLDKVIDIDQSPIGRTPRSNPATYTGAFTNIRDWFAGLPESQARGYKPGRFSFNVKGGRCEACTGDGLLKIEMHFLPDVYVTCDVCHGQRYNRETLEVKFKGKSIADVLDMTVEDAVEFFKAVPPIRERMAMLAEVGLGYVKVGQQATTLSGGEAQRVKLSKELARRATGQTLYILDEPTTGLHFEDVRKLLEVLHALVEQGNTVVVIEHNLDVIKTADWILDLGPEGGVKGGEIVAQGTPEQVAKEPRSYTGKYLAPLLNKVKATEEIAAE; this comes from the coding sequence ATGCTGACTCACATCTCCGTCCGCGGCGCACGCGAGCATAATCTCAAGGGCGTGGATATCGATATCCCGCGCGATACCCTCACGGTCATCACCGGCCTGTCAGGCAGCGGCAAGTCGAGCCTCGCCTTCGACACCATCTATGCCGAGGGGCAGCGGCGCTATGTCGAGAGCCTCAGCGCCTATGCGCGCCAGTTCCTGGAGATGATGCAGAAGCCCGATGTCGATCATATCGAGGGCCTTAGCCCCGCAATCAGCATCGAGCAGAAGACGACGAGCCGCAACCCGCGCTCGACCGTCGCCACCGTCACCGAAATCTACGATTACATGCGCCTGTTATGGGCGCGCGTCGGCATTCCCTACAGCCCCGCGACCGGCCTCCCGATCAGCGCGCAGACGGTCAGCCAGATGGTCGACCGCGTCCTGACGCTGCCCGAAGGCACGCGCCTGCTCCTCCTCGCCCCCGTCGTGCGCGGTCGCAAGGGCGAGTATAAGAAGGAACTCGCCGAATGGCAGCGCGCCGGCTTCCAGCGCGTCCGCGTCAATGGCGAGATGTACCTGATCGAGGAAGCGCCGGCGCTCGACAAGAAGTACAAGCACGACATCGAAGTGGTGGTCGACCGCCTCGTCGTCGGTGGCGAAATCGCTACCCGCCTGGCCGAAAGCTTCGAGACGGCGCTGAAACTCGCCGAAGGGCTGGCCTATGTCGACCTCGTGGACACGACGGTCGAGGCATTGACGTCGAGCCGCGTCAACGAAGCCCCCCAAAGCTTCCGCACCGAAACCGCCGAACCTGTTGCCCCCGTAAAGGGCATGAAGAACGCCGGCCTCCCCGACAACCGCATCGTCTTCTCCGAGAAATTCGCCTGCCCGGTCAGCGGCTTTACCATCGCCGAGATCGAACCGCGCCTCTTTTCCTTCAACGCCCCGCAGGGCGCATGCCCCGCGTGCGACGGCCTCGGCGAGAAGATGGTGTTCGACGAAGACCTCGTCGTTCCCAACCACGACCTCTCCCTCAAAAAGGGCGCGGTCGTCCCCTGGGCCAAATCCAACCCGCCATCGCCCTATTACATGCAAGTCCTCGGCAGCCTCGCCCGCGAATTCGGCTTCGCGCTCGACACGCCGTGGAAAGACCTGCCCGGCGAAGTCCAGTTCATCATCCTCCACGGCACCGGCGGCAAGCCGGTCACGCTGACCTTCGTCGATGGCCGCAAATCCTATGACGTGAAGAAGCCGTTCGAGGGTGTCATCGGCAACCTCAACCGCCGCCTGCTCCAGACCGAGAGCGCGTGGATGCGCGAGGAGCTGTCCAAATATCAGGCCAGCCAACCCTGCGCCACCTGCGAAGGCGCGCGCCTCAAGCCCGAAGCCCTCGCGGTCAAGGTCGCCATGCGCGACATCTCCTCCGTCACCAAACTCTCCGTCACCGACGCGCTCGCCTGGTTCGCCGCGCTCCCCGATCAGCTCACCGGCCAGCAACAGGAAATCGCCCGCGCCATCCTCAAGGAGATCGACGAACGCATCGGCTTCCTCAACAATGTCGGCCTCGATTACCTCAACCTCAACCGCACCAGCGGCACGCTGTCCGGCGGCGAGTCTCAGCGCATCCGCCTCGCGTCACAGATCGGCTCCGGCCTCTCCGGCGTGCTCTACGTCCTCGATGAACCCAGCATCGGCCTGCATCAGCGCGACAACGACATGCTCCTCGCCACGCTCCGCCGCCTGCGCGATCTCGGCAACACCGTGCTGGTGGTCGAGCATGACGAGGACGCGATCCGTACCGCCGATTACGTCATCGACATGGGGCCGGGCGCGGGCGTCCACGGCGGCGAGATCGTCGCGCACGGCAGCTTCGAACAAGTCCTCGCCAACGAAAACAGCATCACCGCCGACTATCTCTCCGGCCGCCGCGAAGTCCCGCTGCCCGCAAAGCGCCGCAAGGGCACCGGCAAGAAGCTCACCGTTCACAATGCCACCGCCAACAACCTGAACGGGGTCACCGCCAGCATCCCGCTCGGCACCTTCACCTGCATCACCGGCGTCTCCGGCTCGGGCAAGTCCAGCTTCACCATCGACACGCTCTACGCCGCCGCCGCGCGCCACCTCAACGGCGCGCGCATGCTCGCGGGCAAGCATGACAAGATCACCGGCCTCGAACATCTCGACAAGGTGATCGACATCGATCAGTCGCCGATCGGCCGCACCCCGCGCTCCAACCCCGCCACCTATACCGGCGCCTTCACCAACATCCGCGACTGGTTTGCCGGCCTCCCCGAAAGCCAGGCGCGCGGCTACAAACCCGGCCGCTTCAGCTTCAACGTAAAGGGCGGCCGCTGCGAAGCGTGCACCGGCGACGGCCTGCTCAAGATCGAAATGCACTTCCTCCCCGACGTCTATGTCACCTGCGACGTCTGCCACGGCCAGCGCTACAACCGCGAAACCCTCGAAGTGAAGTTCAAGGGCAAGTCGATCGCCGACGTCCTCGACATGACGGTCGAGGATGCGGTCGAATTCTTCAAGGCCGTCCCCCCGATCCGCGAACGCATGGCGATGCTGGCAGAAGTCGGCCTCGGCTATGTCAAGGTCGGACAGCAAGCCACGACCCTGTCGGGCGGCGAAGCCCAGCGCGTCAAACTGTCCAAGGAACTGGCGCGGAGAGCCACCGGCCAGACGCTCTACATCCTCGACGAACCCACCACCGGCCTGCATTTCGAGGACGTCCGCAAACTCCTCGAAGTCCTCCACGCGCTGGTCGAACAGGGGAATACGGTCGTGGTGATCGAACACAATCTCGACGTCATCAAGACCGCCGACTGGATCCTGGATTTAGGGCCGGAAGGCGGCGTCAAAGGAGGCGAAATCGTCGCCCAGGGCACGCCCGAGCAGGTCGCGAAGGAACCGCGCAGCTACACGGGGAAGTATCTTGCGCCGCTGTTAAATAAGGTGAAAGCTACGGAAGAAATTGCCGCGGAATAG
- a CDS encoding nucleotidyltransferase domain-containing protein encodes MYRAKTDWESTLTAWSQPLGKVEDEKAARAITAIQRAVANSNALGRHTVRTFVQGSYRNNTGVRQESDVDVGVLCPDTFHYNDLPSPHTRLSLGISDASYSYGDFRDDVEDALVTQFGRVAVKSGNKALNVKENTYRVDADVVPCFEYRRYRDSGYGLTYDAGICLTARDGTFITNYPEQQYQNGIKKDEAAYYRFKPMVRAVKKLSCEMEEEGVDAAKPMKSFLIECLVWNLPVPIFLSSNMWERVAEVLKTIEDMATYSSASMLEENAIKPLFGGTSAWTSHQVQRFAYEARRYIGAN; translated from the coding sequence ATGTATCGAGCTAAAACAGACTGGGAAAGTACGTTAACAGCTTGGTCCCAGCCGCTCGGCAAGGTTGAGGATGAGAAAGCCGCCAGAGCTATAACCGCAATTCAGCGAGCGGTGGCTAATAGCAACGCTTTGGGTCGTCATACTGTACGGACTTTTGTTCAAGGCTCGTACCGTAATAACACGGGTGTACGGCAAGAGAGCGATGTGGACGTAGGTGTCCTATGTCCTGACACTTTCCATTACAATGATTTGCCATCACCACACACCCGGCTAAGTCTCGGAATATCCGATGCTTCATATTCATACGGCGATTTTAGGGATGATGTTGAAGATGCATTGGTCACTCAATTCGGCCGCGTAGCCGTCAAAAGCGGCAACAAAGCGTTAAATGTGAAGGAAAACACATATCGCGTCGATGCGGATGTCGTTCCCTGTTTCGAGTACCGTCGATACCGAGATAGTGGTTATGGGCTGACCTACGATGCCGGAATTTGCCTCACTGCGAGAGACGGCACATTCATTACAAACTATCCTGAGCAGCAATATCAAAACGGTATCAAAAAGGACGAAGCGGCCTATTACCGGTTCAAACCAATGGTTCGTGCAGTTAAGAAGCTGTCTTGCGAAATGGAGGAGGAGGGCGTCGACGCGGCTAAGCCTATGAAATCCTTTTTGATCGAGTGCTTGGTCTGGAACCTGCCAGTGCCTATCTTCCTGTCTTCCAATATGTGGGAAAGAGTCGCGGAAGTTTTGAAAACTATTGAGGACATGGCGACGTACAGCTCGGCGTCGATGCTCGAAGAGAACGCAATCAAACCTCTTTTTGGCGGAACAAGCGCATGGACGTCGCATCAAGTTCAGCGCTTCGCTTATGAAGCGCGTCGCTACATTGGAGCCAACTGA
- a CDS encoding type II toxin-antitoxin system Phd/YefM family antitoxin translates to MSESLLTVSAKEVSSKFGFYTDEAMQRPVGVQRHGVTRVVMLSLREYERLKRRDRQVIRTEDLDEETIEAILSAEPGERSREAGRRLADPDAG, encoded by the coding sequence GTGTCAGAATCGCTTTTGACGGTTTCTGCGAAAGAGGTGTCGAGCAAGTTTGGCTTCTACACGGACGAGGCGATGCAGCGTCCTGTGGGGGTCCAGCGGCACGGTGTCACGCGCGTCGTGATGCTCTCGCTGCGGGAGTATGAGCGGCTCAAGCGCCGGGATCGTCAGGTGATCCGCACGGAAGATCTGGATGAAGAAACCATCGAAGCCATCCTCAGCGCCGAACCGGGCGAGCGGTCCCGCGAAGCCGGGCGGCGACTGGCCGACCCCGACGCCGGGTGA
- a CDS encoding DUF3597 domain-containing protein, translating to MSIFSKIKDAIFGKADAAPAPAPQAPPAAPKPAAPPTQAQAPTQQPAPAAPAPVDVEAVLTQKLTAKGNPDLNWRSSIVDLMKLLDLDSSLDNRKELATELGYTGAKDGSAEMNIWLHKRVMTELAKNGGKVPAGMAD from the coding sequence ATGAGCATTTTCAGCAAGATCAAGGACGCCATTTTCGGCAAGGCCGACGCCGCGCCCGCACCAGCACCACAGGCCCCGCCCGCCGCGCCAAAGCCTGCCGCACCGCCAACACAGGCTCAGGCGCCGACCCAACAGCCCGCGCCCGCCGCACCCGCGCCGGTCGATGTTGAAGCCGTGCTGACGCAGAAGCTGACCGCAAAGGGCAATCCCGACCTCAACTGGCGCAGCTCGATCGTCGATCTGATGAAACTGCTCGATCTCGATTCCAGCCTCGACAACCGCAAGGAGCTTGCGACTGAGCTGGGCTATACCGGTGCCAAGGATGGCAGTGCGGAGATGAACATCTGGCTGCACAAGCGCGTCATGACCGAACTCGCCAAAAACGGCGGCAAGGTTCCGGCTGGCATGGCCGACTAG